The following proteins come from a genomic window of Microtus ochrogaster isolate Prairie Vole_2 chromosome 7, MicOch1.0, whole genome shotgun sequence:
- the LOC101994087 gene encoding 60S ribosomal protein L30-like, with the protein MVAAKKTKKSLESINSRLQLVMKSGKYVLGYKQTLKMIRQGKAKLVILANNCPTLRKSEIEYYAMLAKTGVHHYSGNNIELGTACGKYYRVCTLAIIDPGDSDIIRSMPEQTGEK; encoded by the coding sequence ATGGTGGCAGCAAAGAAGACGAAAAAGTCTCTGGAGTCGATCAACTCTCGGCTCCAGCTTGTTATGAAAAGTGGGAAGTACGTGCTGGGATACAAACAGACTCTGAAGATGATCAGACAGGGCAAAGCGAAATTGGTGATCCTCGCCAACAACTGCCCCACCTTGAGGAAATCTGAAATAGAATACTATGCCATGTTGGCTAAAACTGGTGTCCATCACTACAGTGGCAATAACATTGAGTTGGGCACAGCGTGTGGAAAATACTACAGAGTATGCACACTGGCCATAATTGACCCAGGTGATTCTGACATTATTAGAAGCATGCCAGAACAGACTGGTGAAAAGTaa